A single genomic interval of Porphyromonas sp. oral taxon 275 harbors:
- a CDS encoding polyprenyl synthetase family protein has product MDQLDKIKAPIATLVDNFHSQFAEILATKSEWLGRAIELLSASTGKKVRPILVALLSGLPEGKSPAQRSIDAAVLLELIHTATLIHDDVIDEAKTRRGRPTLGAIFDNRVAVLMGDFILSSALIGAIALRDLEVMAIVSGIGRELTEGEIRQFESADSLRLDEANYYEIIRQKTAVLFASCARIAAITTEASTEDKERFTLIGELLGMAFQIRDDIFDYYKGDVGKPTGNDLREGKVTLPLLHVLLQQPDSPETKEALATLSQHPLSEEGVARLTELAIEGGGIRYAEERLMHYIDEAKQLILHYPDSAYRQSLLALADYIAARSY; this is encoded by the coding sequence ATGGATCAACTAGATAAGATCAAGGCGCCCATCGCAACGCTGGTGGACAACTTCCATAGCCAATTTGCCGAGATACTCGCGACCAAGTCGGAGTGGCTGGGACGTGCCATCGAGCTGCTCAGTGCCTCCACGGGCAAAAAGGTGCGCCCTATCCTCGTGGCGCTTCTCTCGGGGCTTCCCGAGGGGAAGAGCCCCGCGCAGCGCAGCATCGATGCCGCCGTCCTGCTGGAGCTGATCCATACCGCGACCCTCATCCATGACGACGTCATCGACGAGGCCAAGACACGCCGCGGACGCCCTACGCTCGGGGCGATCTTCGACAATCGCGTGGCCGTTCTGATGGGTGACTTCATCCTCTCCTCGGCACTGATCGGCGCTATCGCGCTGCGTGACCTCGAGGTGATGGCTATCGTCTCGGGCATCGGGCGCGAGCTCACGGAGGGCGAGATCCGCCAGTTCGAGAGTGCCGACAGCCTGCGCCTAGACGAGGCGAACTACTACGAGATCATCAGGCAGAAGACGGCGGTGCTCTTCGCCAGCTGTGCTCGCATTGCCGCTATCACCACGGAGGCAAGCACGGAGGACAAGGAGCGCTTCACCCTGATCGGTGAGCTCCTGGGGATGGCCTTCCAGATACGAGACGATATCTTCGACTACTACAAGGGCGACGTGGGTAAGCCCACGGGCAACGACCTGCGTGAGGGTAAGGTCACGCTGCCCCTGCTTCACGTCCTACTCCAGCAGCCCGACAGCCCCGAGACCAAGGAGGCGCTGGCGACCCTTAGCCAGCATCCGCTGAGCGAGGAGGGCGTAGCGCGGCTGACGGAGCTCGCCATCGAGGGCGGAGGAATCCGCTATGCCGAGGAGCGCCTCATGCACTACATCGACGAGGCCAAGCAGCTCATCCTACACTACCCCGACAGCGCCTATAGGCAGTCGCTCCTGGCGCTGGCCGACTACATCGCAGCGCGCAGCTATTAG
- a CDS encoding DUF4595 domain-containing protein, whose protein sequence is MKQLASILLAAAALGSCSKGNDTPIVPTPPAPAPQVDYIAKIEEFEQGKPEKRYEISFAYDAQKRLSSFVETYPQATPAQVIKGTLSYSDEAITLVYEEHKTQEVFVKPAEYRLALDAKGKASKLQETHHYAGGEDIHAEEGYSYKGDGQLVGYKPWYYDTATLSWHNGDMTKVVYSYSYLGVDQSRTDTRTYTTTTNRSYPDLNLFLATTAPTTKTKDLWSDQLGLRSTHLLSSFTEHFSHSGSTTKKTFAYKLDAKGRPTEVALSDSEGTPRTFIITYLEK, encoded by the coding sequence ATGAAACAACTAGCAAGCATACTACTGGCAGCAGCAGCCCTGGGCTCCTGCTCCAAGGGGAATGACACCCCCATCGTCCCGACGCCCCCAGCACCAGCCCCGCAGGTAGACTACATCGCCAAGATCGAAGAGTTCGAGCAGGGAAAGCCCGAGAAGCGCTACGAGATCAGCTTCGCCTACGACGCCCAGAAGCGGCTCAGCTCCTTTGTCGAGACCTACCCTCAGGCCACTCCCGCGCAGGTCATCAAGGGCACACTATCCTACTCCGATGAGGCCATCACCCTTGTGTACGAGGAGCATAAGACTCAGGAAGTATTCGTGAAGCCTGCGGAATATCGCCTAGCACTGGACGCCAAAGGCAAAGCCAGCAAACTGCAGGAGACGCATCACTACGCGGGAGGTGAAGACATCCACGCAGAGGAGGGCTATAGCTACAAGGGCGATGGACAGCTCGTGGGCTACAAGCCTTGGTACTACGACACCGCGACCCTAAGCTGGCACAATGGCGATATGACGAAGGTCGTCTATAGCTATAGCTACCTGGGCGTGGATCAGTCACGCACCGATACGAGGACCTATACGACCACGACGAACCGCAGCTACCCCGACCTCAACCTCTTCCTAGCGACTACAGCCCCCACGACGAAGACGAAGGACCTTTGGTCGGACCAGCTCGGCCTACGCTCTACACACCTACTCTCCAGCTTTACAGAGCACTTTAGTCACTCGGGGTCAACCACCAAGAAGACCTTTGCCTACAAGCTGGACGCCAAGGGGAGACCCACCGAGGTAGCGCTAAGCGATAGCGAGGGTACCCCACGCACCTTCATCATCACCTACCTCGAGAAGTAG
- the pyrB gene encoding aspartate carbamoyltransferase, whose protein sequence is MKHLVSINQLDSSEIIRLLDRAALFENCPNRKLLEGRIVATLFFEPSTRTRLSFETAVNRLGGRVIGFSDAATSSSSKGESLKDTISMVANYADVIVMRHFLEGAALYASELDRTPIVNAGDGANQHPSQTLLDLYSIRKTQGTLFDRTIALVGDLKYGRTVHSLIEGMAHFRPRFIFVSPPELRMPEECKDFCRLHGIPFTETTDFGPEVIQSVDILYMTRVQRERFIDPEEYERVKNVYVLTRSMLEGCRPTMRILHPLPRVGEIAQDVDDTPQAYFVQQAQNGLYVRQSILCEVLNIEIDN, encoded by the coding sequence ATGAAGCATCTAGTATCGATCAATCAGCTAGACAGCTCGGAGATCATCCGCCTGCTCGACCGAGCTGCGCTCTTCGAGAACTGCCCCAATCGTAAGCTCCTGGAGGGACGTATCGTGGCGACCCTCTTCTTCGAGCCCTCCACCCGTACGCGCTTGAGCTTCGAGACCGCCGTCAATCGGCTCGGCGGACGCGTCATCGGCTTCTCCGACGCAGCGACCTCCAGCTCCTCCAAGGGCGAGTCGCTCAAGGACACCATCTCCATGGTCGCCAACTACGCCGATGTCATCGTCATGCGACACTTCCTCGAGGGCGCTGCCCTCTATGCCTCGGAGCTTGACCGCACGCCTATCGTCAACGCGGGCGACGGGGCCAACCAGCATCCCTCGCAGACGCTGCTGGACCTCTACTCCATACGCAAGACGCAGGGCACACTCTTCGACCGCACCATTGCCCTGGTGGGGGACCTCAAGTACGGGCGTACGGTGCACTCGCTCATCGAGGGAATGGCGCACTTCCGCCCCCGCTTCATCTTCGTCTCGCCCCCCGAGCTGCGTATGCCGGAGGAGTGCAAGGACTTCTGCCGCCTGCACGGTATCCCCTTCACCGAGACGACGGACTTCGGCCCCGAGGTCATCCAGTCGGTAGACATCCTCTATATGACGCGCGTGCAGCGTGAGCGCTTCATAGATCCCGAGGAGTATGAGCGCGTCAAGAACGTCTACGTGCTGACCCGCTCCATGCTCGAGGGGTGCCGCCCGACGATGCGCATCCTCCACCCGCTGCCGCGCGTCGGGGAGATCGCGCAGGACGTGGATGACACGCCTCAGGCCTACTTCGTCCAGCAGGCGCAGAACGGGCTCTACGTGCGCCAGTCCATCCTCTGCGAGGTGCTCAACATAGAGATAGACAACTAA